A genomic stretch from Aedes albopictus strain Foshan chromosome 2, AalbF5, whole genome shotgun sequence includes:
- the LOC109419785 gene encoding protein bicaudal C, whose product MMAASCPPFNKHIFIGGGPPSETTGSEISSVESDWGDLRLIAAQLGVANPDDLHVERFKVDRQKLEEMIKVETYSEGMNSAEEFFTNIMKETVTYVSWPCRLKIGAKTKKDPHIRIVGKMADVLKAKDKVMARLDSRGSRVIMKMDVSYTDHSFIIGRGGNNIKRIMEETATHIHFPDSNRSNPTEKSNQVSLCGSMEGVERARALVRISTPLLISFELPILAPGKAPPDNETPFVKEVEKEFNVQVIFSTRPKLHSSLVLVKGSEKEELKVKEATRRLMDFMCENIANQIPVQMQLEISTQHHPIVLGRASGNLREIMSRTGTQIMFPDANDVNIKPIKRSQVTITGTINGVYLARQQLIGNLPIALIFDYPENTVDSEEIAKLMYSHDVFISVRQKSRQSTLCIVIKGIEKFISNIYEARHELLKCSGPKVAAEVPRSYLGPNEQPQNSQNVSQLLAGPTPQPFSPLSPINPLPFATNAWPSPTPPQEFALNQMRNQFQNLQMGTTKMHHPLAMPPGLGKSQLHAMNTRTHLQVPGAQQQHHRLQLGGRSSDSSGIPCQNTSNSSAGGDHSSGYHSLNSSLDQQLQSMPGSSGSASSSLINSSPDTSGIGSMASLNRCRHLSYSDSPQYQTDLSDQRTPMAYEQKSTLNDTFVFNFDPRVVAGYKAMHMPPQQGELRTPTPSWQGLGLSQTSPAPLEACDLSWVNNSGGSSSSSGNESRLNMTTTMIEVTPMRQREQLSQYNDVTSILTSLGLEHYIKNFINGEIDMTVFQTLTDQDLLNLDIRPLGARRRILMAIHDLYTRQHGNPFANMSPASSSSSMSRFSGSAAPGAERRTSSGQ is encoded by the exons tcgaaacatattcagaaggAATGAATAGTGCTGAGGAATTCTTCACAAAC ATCATGAAGGAAACCGTCACGTACGTCAGCTGGCCGTGCCGGTTGAAAATCGGTGCGAAAACCAAAAAGGATCCGCACATTCGCATCGTCGGCAAGATGGCCGATGTGCTAAAGGCCAAAGACAAAGTGATGGCTCGATTGGATTCCAGG GGTAGCCGCGTTATCATGAAGATGGACGTGTCCTACACGGACCACTCGTTCATAATCGGCCGCGGGGGTAACAACATCAAACGCATCATGGAGGAAACGGCGACCCACATCCACTTCCCGGACTCGAACCGATCGAATCCAACGGAGAAGAGCAACCAGGTGTCGCTGTGCGGCAGCATGGAGGGCGTCGAGCGGGCACGTGCGCTGGTTCGCATCTCGACGCCGCTGTTGATCTCGTTCGAACTGCCCATCCTGGCCCCGGGAAAAGCCCCACCGGATAACGAAACACCGTTTGTCAAGGAGGTGGAGAAGGAATTCAACGTGCAGGTCATATTTTCCACCCGGCCCAAGCTGCACTCGTCGCTGGTGCTGGTCAAAGGCTCGGAGAAGGAGGAACTGAAGGTGAAGGAGGCCACCCGCCGGCTGATGGACTTCATGTGCGAGAACATTGCG AACCAGATACCCGTTCAGATGCAGCTGGAAATTTCCACCCAACATCATCCGATTGTGCTGGGGCGGGCTTCAGGCAATTTGCGAGAAATTATGAGTCGAACCGGGACACAG ATAATGTTTCCGGATGCAAACGATGTGAACATCAAGCCAATCAAGCGCTCCCAGGTGACCATCACAGGCACGATAAATGGCGTTTACCTGGCCAGACAGCAACTAATA GGAAATCTTCCGATTGCGTTGATATTCGACTACCCGGAGAACACCGTTGATTCCGAGGAGATTGCCAAGCTGATGTACTCGCACGATGTTTTCATTTCGGTCCGACAGAAATCCCGCCAGAGCACCCTCTGCATCGTCATCAAGGGGATTGAGAAGTTCATTTCCAATATCTACGAGGCACGCCACGAGCTGCTCAAATGCAGCGGCCCAAAGGTGGCGGCCGAAGTGCCCCGGTCCTATCTGGGACCCAACGAGCAACCGCAGAATTCCCAAAACGTATCCCAACTGTTGGCCGGTCCAACTCCTCAACCGTTTTCTCCTCTTTCGCCCATCAATCCATTGCCCTTTGCGACGAACGCTTGGCCATCGCCAACCCCTCCGCAGGAATTCGCACTGAACCAGATGCGCAATCAGTTCCAAAACCTGCAGATGGGAACGACCAAAATGCATCACCCGCTGGCGATGCCCCCAGGATTGGGAAAATCACAATTGCATGCTATGAATACCAGG ACGCATCTGCAGGTTCCCGGAGCACAACAACAGCACCATCGTCTGCAGTTAGGAGGTAGAAGTTCCGATAGCAGCGGTATACCATGTCAAAACACAAGTAACAGTAGCGCTGGAGGTGACCATTCCAGTGGCTATCACAGTCTCAACAGTTCACTGGATCAACAGCTTCAATCGATGCCGGGTTCTTCGGGGTCAGCTTCCTCGTCGCTCATCAACAGCTCACCGGACACGAGTGGAATCGGCAGCATGGCTTCGCTGAACCGATGCCGCCATCTTAGTTACAGTGACAGTCCCCAGTACCAGACGGATCTCTCGGACCAGCGGACGCCGATGGCCTACGAGCAGAAG AGCACACTCAACGATACGTTCGTGTTCAACTTTGACCCACGTGTCGTTGCCGGCTACAAAGCGATGCATATGCCGCCGCAGCAGGGCGAACTCCGGACCCCGACACCATCCTGGCAGGGATTGGGTCTCAGTCAGACCTCGCCGGCCCCGCTGGAGGCGTGCGATCTCAGTTGGGTTAACAAcagcggtggcagcagcagcagtagtggcAACGAATCGCGCCTCAACATGACTACCACGATGATCGAGGTCACTCCGATGCGTCAACGTGAACAGCTATCGCAGTACAATGACGTCACATCCATCCTGACCAGCCTGGGCCTGGAGCATTACATCA AAAACTTCATCAACGGTGAAATTGACATGACCGTGTTTCAGACGCTCACCGATCAGGACTTGCTGAATTTGGACATTAGACCGTTGGGCGCCAGGCGTCGCATACTGATggccattcatgacttgtatacgCGTCAGCATGGGAACCCTTTTGCTAACATGTCACcggcgtcgtcttcgtcgtcgatgTCTCGTTTCTCAGGATCAGCCGCTCCTGGAGCAGAAAGACGAACCTCCAGCGGTCAGTAA